The Montipora capricornis isolate CH-2021 chromosome 3, ASM3666992v2, whole genome shotgun sequence genome includes the window AAAATAGTCTGACATCTCCTTCAGGGGCagccaacgtcaattttcgctaaatatctgttcggaagacgatttgagatctagaattttcggaacatttcttttaaaattccttgcttgcctgcctgtcctagatTTTAGAACATCTAAAGTacggtataattgcccatttttaacggagttttaccctaaaaaggtcacctagaattttcaggagccttttttctggctgatattttcgaaaaggtaagttttgatcatTATAATTTTCACTAGATTTTGAGCTAGGAAACCCGAACAGATGAAatatttttaggggataaaaatatgcctgtatcttccatttaaatactaaaatacgtttgtttaagtggttttgaactatattctcgttgggtacCCCTGATCTCCTTGTCACTCTTCATAGCAGTGATATAATATAGCCAAAACATTACAGTGGATCACATAAACTTTTTTCGCCATATTAGAATCCCTTTTCACAGACGTTTTACTGGTCTATCGAAATCTACCATAGCCTTTCTAACAAAATATCTTAGCATGGTTATTAGTTATAAAAATTGTTCCTGATTGTCCATGTGGCTCAGTCGTGTGTATACAATGATTTACAAtgttaggggtggcgaatggtacctcGAAAAACGCGGGTCTCGGAAAATTTTCGCAGCATCTCGAAATCTCGAAAGCGTTTTTGATAAGTCTCGAAGTTTCgtttttgcatggtttgtttttcctttttttgagtCTCGAAACTTTTTACCAAGGATTCTCGGGCTCGCATTTTTAACTAGGATCTCGGCGTCTCGGCGAGTCTCGGATTTTACAATTCGCCACCCCTAATGTTCATTTGGACTATATTCTAGTCGTCGTCATCATCTGAAATGTCCTCTTCATCTGAGTTGAGAACATCTTCCTCCTGAACAACGTTATCACAGGTCGCCCCAATGTCGGAGCAGGTGCAGAGGTCTGTGCAGTTCAAACCAGCCTTCCGGCATTGACAACGGTTAGCAGAATAACTTTCTTTGGAGCATCTACACTTTACAAGTTGGCAGGTTTAATTTGTCATGACGAGTACCCATTCATCGTGGTCCATTATATACCATCAACTGGTAATGCGCTCTCAGGATTGCCTGGTGCAATGCGGCCTACGTTGGTGGCAGCCTGTCTGATTGTGGTTGCTTTTTCTTGAAAAGGAACCATTGTAGCTCTTTaacagttgttattgttgttctcGGTTGATATAAAGACAGACAAACTTCGCAAttcaatttaattcaatttatttcctcttgatgtAGTTACTTAGTGTAGTTACACACATTTGTAGTTGCTGACGATGTTACTATATATTGTATTAAGTAAAAGAGCTTGagcatggtggccaaataaaccaTTCGGTTTCCTAGTTGGCCCCCATGTTACCTATTGATGTTACATTTGATACAGGGGAGGAAATAGAAAGAGGTCGGAGAAGaaaaaacaccattaaaaaataataattgaagtaAAGTAAGATATAGTAGAGGTACAGAGGACAAGTCAAGAGATAATACTTAAATTCAATTGACTGGTTTCTTTGAATATTGCTCTGAGAGTAagaaatttttgatatttttagaaaaaatgtACACATTCAGATCTTTAAGGTTTTGTGGGATAGACTTCCAAAGATCAATAGCtttgaaatgaaatcatttgtttgcCAGTGTTCGTCCTTATATGTGGCTTATATAAATTTTTTTGGGCTGCATATCTAGTATTGTAGCTATGCACTTCGTTAGCATACTGGAAAGTGTTGCGAAATACATCAGGTAGTAGACCTTTGTGCCAGAGGTGGGCAAATTTTAAGACGTGTAAAGAATAAATGTTATATACGGTGAGCATGTCTGGAAAGTTCAGCAATGGGAGAGcactctcagtatctttaccaCGTATATTTGCGAAGAATATTAATCGAGCAACATGATTTTGCTTAACCTGAACTTTCTGCAAGGAGGAGATATAGGTGCTGCCCCATGCCAAAATTGCGTATGCTATATAAGGATAAATGAGGTTATAATAAATTTGCTTAAGTTGCTTTATAGATAAGTAATGTCTTAGCTTTGATATAATGCCGATATTCCTCGAGATTTGAGAGCAGATGTACGAAATATGATACCTCCACGAGACACAGTCATCAATCATTACCCCTAGATACTTAATATGATTTTTACGGACTAAAGGATGGCTCGTTCCATCGCTATTTCTAATTTGAATACGTACAGGCATATCTTTCTTCCTGGTAGACTTAATTATCATGAAGttagtttttgacatatttatcGACAATTTATTTACATCGCACCATTCTTTCACCTTTTCAAGTTCAGAATTCATTAGAGCTTCAAGAGGTTTTAGGTTGCTTGCCGAGGCGAATTAGGGCTGTCCCTAAGTTGCtccaattttctcaaaaagttgctccaattttccaaaaaagttgctcaaaagttgctccaaaattctaaaagttgctcaaaagttgccccaaaatccaaaagtttctcaaaagttgctttcaattttttggtgtaAGAGATTGATTTACAACTCAAATTGTAAAGTACGTTGTGTTGAAGTGCGCTTGCAATCCCAGTTTCAGAAGAAGCCGCTGAAGCAATATGGCGTGCCGTGAACGGAGTATCAATTTTTTCGATTACCTTGTAATATTCAGGTCATTCAGACATTATTTTACAGGGAACGGAAAGGTGAGTTATATACTAGCTACCATTTCCGATTGATTTTGTAATATAAagatataaaacaaaagttgtgTCGTGATGTTCTTTACTTATCGGACAAAACAAGAGGCGTCAGTTGGCGACCACTTCTAAAAATTTAGTCGCCAGCGCTCaatttttagtcgcattggcgaccagtgagtcgcaatttcgagccctgatcaATATGGTAAGACTGAGTCTCTCTCAACCCAACCACGTGATTGTATtcgaacaaaacaaactttgctAATATGCTTATTAAGGATATAAAGTTTCTCTGACATAAACGAGTGTTTGTGGTATAAAGCcatgttttttcaatatttacaatatttacactGTCCCTGAAGGTTTTGCACCACCAGCTACCCCTCTACATAATTCATGATTTCATGTGCGCTTATTGTCATTGTAACGTAACATGACCGATGTTTCCACTGTTTCCTCTAATGCTGCCTCTTGCTGCTTGCTAAATGCATTTTGTAGCAGGCTAAACACTCGCTCAGCCGATGCTGAACTAGGCTGCACCAACAAGATCTTTTTGACTGCAGCAGACCAATTTGGGAGAGCAGCGGCATGTGTAGCCCACCACTGTACTTTGTCTTCTTCTGTTTCAATGGCTGCACCATCAGCAGTGGCCAGATAGTTTGGCAGCTCTTCCACAAGCTGTACAACCTCTGCATCAGTAATGAAAGTAAATTGCTTTAGTTCCTGGACTGATACAGCAGTTGGACGTAGTGCTTGCACCTGTACTGGGCAACATAAGCGTGCAGCCTTAAATGCACGAACAACATTGTGGAACTGCAAACTGAATTTCTGTTGGTAAAAGCGGAAGCCTGGATTGATGCATGCCTTTCCTTGGGCAACTAACTGGTTGTACAATGCCATATTTCTACCTGCATGTTGGCGAGCTTTGGCCTCGGTGTTTGGAAAAGAGTCAATGGCTATTGCATGTGCTAATTCAGACAAACGTTCATAGCAAGCAAATACTAAGGGACCATCCCCCTCAAGATAATAAGTTGCTTGAACAAAGTGCTTGCCCGCATCAATCATAGCAGCAAGCTCAATGTCTAAGTCTCTAGCAGTAACTGGATCATCAAAAATCTCCAACAGGCTTGCACGGCAAACAGGAGACAGGTTATCATTTTCTCTTAGGAAGGGCTCAACGTCCCCAAAAAACTCCATTACCTGATTGAGGACTTCCCATTTGCTCCACCATCTGGTTTTGGAATGAAGTCGCATTGCTGTGCCAGTTCTTGTCTTCCACAACAGCCGGGCAGCTGGACTTAGAGAAAACATGGTGTTCCAACACCTAGAAAATGTGTCTAGGACACTAAATTCAAAGTGTTTCCCAACATTGTCGATTGTGTGTGAGAAACAGATGACATTAAAAATATTGGGAAAGAAAAACATGACTTGACGCAATCCAGCCTCATTTACTGAGGCACCATCTCTCATTGCTGCTAGAAGCTGGTTCGGCTGTATTTTATACTCCACAGCCATGCACTGAATCAGTCTTTGAGCAAGCTCTTCCCCATTCATGCTCTTGGCTAGAACTTCAAGTTTGAGAAGCCTCTGCTGTATATTCCAATCTTTGTCAATGAAGCGGACGACAATTGCCAACGCTTCCCCAAGCCTGGTGCTCCCATCAAAGATCACAGAAAAAGCACTGTTGGCAGCTATTTCGGATTTCACTAAGTCTATCTCCTTCTGATGAATCGTGGGAATGAATTCTGCGAGATGGTTCCGAGATGTCAGGCGATgaccatatttttcaagaaatggtcgCAAACTGTCGGCTTTTGAAAGAGGGATACCTGCCTTCAGCAGAGCTTCCACGAGCTCGTATCGATAGAGCCTCATGTCTTCGGGTAATGTGGATCCTTTTGCTCCTCCGCTTGTTTTTGCAAGAAGATCCTTGATATTTTGATCtttcttcttgcttttcttAATCTTCTCTAGCGCTGTGATGTGCTTTACGGATGCTACATGTTTCTTGACAGTactcttttttttggaaagagttTCTCTGCAGGCGTCACATCTTAGATTTCCCGACACTGTAGTTAGGCACTGGTCCTTAAACTCGTTCATTCTATCCCACGCGGACACTTTTGGATCGACTGATCCACGaacatttctcttcttttcggcTGGATTAGTCGGCACTTTTCTTTTCCGAGAGATACTGGCTTTTTCTGGAACACTTAATCTAGCTCCAGCACTAGCTGCTACTTCCAAAGGATCTGAATATTCATCATCTTCACTCGAGCATGAATTATCACtcgcctccgccattttgaatttttgagcttATCCGCTGACCACTTTCGTCTgttaccacaggcagcccaggggACCGGTATTTTCACTGTGTTTTACGCAGAATCCCATACATAAAAGTTTGAATTAGAACTTTAAATCTTTAATGGGTGGTTTTTAGTTACAAATTGCCTTAAAAGGGCGAGAAAgttattcaaaaaggaaaaaaaatgctcgaaatccgaaaagttgctcgaagaactaaaagttgctccaaatccgaaaagttgctcaaaagttgccgagCAACTTATGTACAGCCCTAAGGCGAATACGttggtatcgtcagcaaaaattTTGAAGCTTAATTTATCAGAGCAGTTCGGCAAGTCattaatgtaaataagaaacaGCAGAGGTCCTAGTGTGCTGCCCTGTGGAATTCCACAGGTCATAGTTTTCATGGGCGATTTTATATCTCCAAGTGCAGTGTACCGCTTCCTGTTTCTTAGGTAGCTATTGAACCATCTCAAGGGAAGGCCTCTAACGCCATATGATTCTAACTTCTTGAGTAATATTTCATgatttacagtgtcaaatgccttcgagaaatccaaaaaaataccaCAGGTGTATAGGTTTGTTATCAATGGCCTTCCTTAGAGTGTCAGTAAGTTCAGCTGTGGCATGAGCCGTCGAATGACATTTACGAAACtgatattgaaataaaatgttttgctttTCGATATAGTAATTAAGCTGTTTAAATATCAATTTTTCAAATACTTGAGAAAGAACTGATAGAGTTGCAATTGGCCGATAATTCGTAGGGTTAGCTGCATCGCCCCCCTTATCGACAGTAGTTATTTTTGATAAAATAGATATTTTTGACGATCATGACTTGTTCTAACGAATAGTTAAAGATTTTTGTAAGTGCTTCACTAATGAAAGGACATGATAGCTTAACACATCTTGAGGGAACTCCTATGGAAGACTTGTTGAGGTCTAGTCCCAGTATTATGTCCTGCACTTCATGTATAAGGATTCCACGAAATGCAAAACCATTTAAATAGGACTGTTTAATGTAATTAGTGGGATTTTTGGCACTAGTCGGGAGGTTTTGAGAAAGATTATTACCAACGTTTACGAAATAAGTATTTAACTGATCGGCGATGCTTTGTCTGTCTGTATAGTACGTGCCAATGTACAACAATTTGGTGATGGGTGGCGAGGTACTACTCTTTTTCCTGTTGATGAGTATACCTATTAACTTCCAAGTAGTTTTTAAGTTCTCACTATTAAAACTAAATTGGGCcctaagataattttttttgctgCTTCCTTAATTCgatttaatttattgttataaGTTTTAAATATCTTTACTTTGTTTGGATCATTACTTAAGAAATGCCatttaaagagtctctgtttccGTTTGATTGAAGTGCATATAGCATTAGAAATCCATGGCTTATTTAGGCGtcgtttctttttattatttaatctACGCTTAGGTGCATGTTTATCAGAAATCCTTTGTAGTATGTCAACAAGGTCGTTAATACTTTGATTTACATCATCATTAACTAAGCCACAGAAGTCAATAGCCTCTACATCGCTTAAGAATGAGTCACTATCAAAATGAGAGAAATCACGAAAGTATTTTGCATCGCTTAGAATAGATGGCTTGTTTGCGACAGTACAAAAGATAGGTAGATGATCAGAAACATCTGCTAAGCAGATGCCCGCTTTTATAACTTTGTGTAAAACGTTTGTATATATATGATCGATTAAGGTTGAGGTATGATCTGTGAGGCGTGTGGCTTTGGTAATAAGTGGCATAAATCCCTGATCGAGTAACATATCTAAATATTCAGAGGTTTGGTTGTCATCGTTGTATTTTAAAAAGTCTATATTAATGTCACCTAAAATGAAGACCTCTTTACCTTTATTGTTTAGGTTTTCTAATTGTTCCCTTAGGGATTCAAGGAAATGCTGACGATCATTTAATGGGTGCCGATAAATGCATCCGATCACGACGTTCTTAAGTTTTTCACCACTAATTTCAACCCAGCACGACTCAATGTTGTCTCCCGATAGTTCTATATCACGCCTTCGAAAAAAATCTAATTCATTAGCAATATAAATGGCAACACCACCAGCTGCACTTCTGGAGTTAGTATTAATAAATGAATAACCCGGAATGCTAATGTTGTgtatgttgttttcttttaacttcGTTTCAGAGATAGCAATGATTTTAGGGGCTTCTTCAACCGTGGTAATAAAGTCCTCTAGTAATGATAGGTTTTTAGGTAAACTACGCATACTTAAATGGAGCATAGAAAATCCATTTTTCCtcttggctttttgaaaaaGAGTCCCTGATTGTTTGACAGTGTAGTATTTTGACTCTGAGTAGGTCATCATTTTTTTCTGGACTTTCAATTGTATCCTGGAAAAGATCCTTGGAATTTAATAAAGAAGTTGGAGTGTGATGAACCCACGCTCCCGTAGCTCGAATGAATTCTTGGTGATGCAGATCATGAATTGGGAGTTCACGTAAAGCACTAAAGCTTGTAGCCATTTAAGGGTTTGTTATTAAGGGGTTTATTGTTAAGGGTCTGCAATGGGtcagacaattttttcattcGGATGAGCGGCTTGCCCAAGTTCTGCAAGGGCATGGATAATGGAGTGGATCCGCCTGTGCAAATAACTTCGAGCAGACAAGCTCTCCCTTTCCAGAAAAACTTCCTGTTGTCGGCTCCGCTTAGGGGCATGGAATGCTGGGAGTGCTGCTATCTCCTCTGTCCCTAGGGTTTAAACAATCGGTTTCAGCTCAATCATCATGAGGATGGTGTTGCCCTCTTCTCGCAACA containing:
- the LOC138043392 gene encoding uncharacterized protein — encoded protein: MAEASDNSCSSEDDEYSDPLEVAASAGARLSVPEKASISRKRKVPTNPAEKKRNVRGSVDPKVSAWDRMNEFKDQCLTTVSGNLRCDACRETLSKKKSTVKKHVASVKHITALEKIKKSKKKDQNIKDLLAKTSGGAKGSTLPEDMRLYRYELVEALLKAGIPLSKADSLRPFLEKYGHRLTSRNHLAEFIPTIHQKEIDLVKSEIAANSAFSVIFDGSTRLGEALAIVVRFIDKDWNIQQRLLKLEVLAKSMNGEELAQRLIQCMAVEYKIQPNQLLAAMRDGASVNEAGLRQVMFFFPNIFNVICFSHTIDNVGKHFEFSVLDTFSRCWNTMFSLSPAARLLWKTRTGTAMRLHSKTRWWSKWEVLNQVMEFFGDVEPFLRENDNLSPVCRASLLEIFDDPVTARDLDIELAAMIDAGKHFVQATYYLEGDGPLVFACYERLSELAHAIAIDSFPNTEAKARQHAGRNMALYNQLVAQGKACINPGFRFYQQKFSLQFHNVVRAFKAARLCCPVQVQALRPTAVSVQELKQFTFITDAEVVQLVEELPNYLATADGAAIETEEDKVQWWATHAAALPNWSAAVKKILLVQPSSASAERVFSLLQNAFSKQQEAALEETVETSVMLRYNDNKRT